The window tattaaagttcttcgtgcaaaattttaagaatttagttgtataagttgtataagattctaactgtgatagtttccaatataaacgaatttttatatataatttatattgaaggtgccacgccccctaacgctaatcCTCctacattttatcctaaataatcatattgacactaaagtggctccgacaaaattttaggactctaactgttacattatctcaagaaaaactaatttttgtattaaattaaaatgggaGGTGCCgttcccctcatgggtagtccgccaatttattacttaaaatgtttacatggatgtaaaagttattcatgcaaaattttaagattctaactgtattagtttccaagataaactaatttttgtatttaatttatatgggaggtgccgctcctctcatgggtagtccaccaatttattacgcaaaatgttaacatggatattagagatatttgttattttataattctaactgtaatagtttccaagataaacgaatttttgtatttatcctAGTCCGCCCATTTTTTATCCTGAATAATCATATTGATACAAAAGTGTCTCCttcaaaatttgaggactctaactgttatattatctcaaatatacagatatacaggaatacgctgtgaaaatttcaagcaaatcggtattcttgcttaaatttaatatatattttgttttaccctctagtattaataaaaaaacccacttaaagatCTTGAACATTCTAACCACaatttccagattaacaatatgttacatatgagtgatgccaagcaaattattgcaagttcgccaatatctatctatctatctatctatctatctatctatctatctacgaaaaattggaattatctaacagttttcaagatatacgaaattttgtatttaattcatatatgtggtgccaagccaaacctattgaaagtccgcccgttattttccaAAAGTTCGCATGAATATCATTGGCATTTGCATGaattgttcataaaaaatttgaagactctagctctagtagtttcttagatatacgattttttctatttaattcatgtgagggcttcaagctccccaaatgaaagtccgcccttttaCCTCCAAAAGGTACAGttgaatattgaaatttatcaaaatttgatgaatctagttctatattttcctaaacaaacaatattttgtattttattcatatgggtagggttgccagattccgattcacaaaaagctggacattgggttttaaaaagctggacgaaaccaaaaaaaaaactggacataaaaaaactaagaaactggttttgtataaataatttcacagtgatacaccaaaatatgtcatatcGCGACTCAACACTGCCTATATCTGTGgactttttatgcaaatatactATTCGACATCCCATAaccaaaaattctatataatataatttgttaataatttttgttgtatccgaatttttacaaagttttcagaataacaaaaaaatgttttaatttagctGTTTTTTTGACATATAGCaatactttagaaaaatgtGCATCTTCGCGGATttgtttactaatatatttaataaatattttgaaaaattactcaatTGTTTACGCGCTTTAGCGCAATTCAAAAAACTCCGTATAGGACTTTTGGgaaaagtgtttttatattaaaaatggttcCCATTTAAGCGCAGATTTGAcgatttctttcgaaatatgagTTCATAGACTTTATGGggtatatttgaccaattataatAGCGTGTAGCGAATGTAAGCATTGCATCCATAACTTCATGGCTATTTACCTGTGTAAAGGCAATCATCCACATTCGCAGAAGAACTAAAGTTAAGAACTTAACAAGATAAAACCTCGTTTTCAGcttattaataaaatctaaataaagaactaaaagtcgcaGTCCCAATGATACAGTTGAAGTAAAAGGTATCAAATCTTAGCATGTATCGCGATTATTGATCGTAGtacgattttaaatgttattacaacttttgtattttgttttcattttccttagctatgttactttagaatattatatatactaataaatatattttggtttatctcAGAATTTTGACTTATTATCACAGCATCTGTTTATACAGAATTTTAAGTGGGTCtagaaattgcatttttactttcaattttaaatttaattttgtggacttaatttactcccaccaaatttcataaaaattggaatggtttttttatataagtacaATAAGTGCTTTATATaaagttcctataaaaatattaacggaaggacggacaagaTATGTTCGCCCCATAATGTGATTTTAAGCTCATCAGTGCACCAGGTAgtagtaataatattttaaacagaaactttatgtattattattatttcaaaatattacaattaaatgaattcattgcattctttacaatttaattatctaaacttACATTTTTTCGGTTAAGTCTGTCGTCACATACATATctgcatatacatatttatgtaagaattaaaattaaatacttaaaacaaaagtaattacaacataaaaattgttGCCATGTTATTGTagtatactaaaaattttatatttcctggacaaattaaattttagcttgaaactggacaagcaaaaaaagctggacaaaccAGCTACATATGGGAGATGTGAAGTCCTTTTTataagttcgctcgttatactctaaaggTGGaagcaaggcgaattcatataaggtgatgttaatcaatcagctgataatttttttcttaattcgcctcgttttcctagctgtcaaagtttgttattgtttacatttttatatttaaaaatgtccgttaaacaggaaaaaacttcgttaatattttgaactatttatgtaaaaaatctgaaattacCAAGCATTTCGtaataataatcattttatttaaataatggcataattggtatgtatacaaatatgttatttaagaaaaatatttttttctattaagtgttaatatattacacaatattgttttatattttgtattaaaattgtgtagatatcgtgattaattaaaaaaatctcttccggaacacttaatattaagaaactcatatgaagtatttattcggctggcggcaactgacttctacgttatggcttaattttgaaatctattaaatgttaacaaattaaataatattgttttatatatacactgtgtagataaagagattaactaaaaaaagtctgttccggaacgctttatataacaaaacccatatgaggtatttacccgtccggcggctggtcaaatattgaaaattactccgccggagtagaattatccattcgcaacaaatattcattcattcgtaatataatattttcatgaatatgtacttttttatgtttatttttcacaaaaaattaggttttacttaacttaaggcacttacttaaattaagctgccggaatagaatttttcgatggaaacaaacattattcaattcagattatattttcctcacaaatttttatatctttatctttatttttgaatataatataaacattttacaaaagtttttcatcaaatgaattcgccgtacttatggtttttgacatttacgaaacaaaagcaaaaacaaaatacatggaaAATGTTGTTGTGAAAAtgccaccttatctgaattcgccttgggtggaagcaaagtaaattaataaagtagcatcacttgaacaactgactatttttttaactatagtttccaacaaagtaaattaataaagtagcgacatctcttgttgtacaacaacatctacaacaaacacatgtattttgtttttggaataatccaagaatgtgtcaaaataaaatttaagaaaatttcctttaacaacaaagtgaacaaagcataaatataaaattttacttttaagttgaaaatattaaggatttaattatattattatatattatacaatttataacacttttaaactactttaaaatcacttttaattcattttttcaacttttcacaaattttaacaaattgcaaaacacaatttaaaaatggcgacataaacaatgttaacaattttcaaaacaaactttgacaactaattttatttttctatagaaactatagttaaaaaaatagtcagctgttcaagtgatgctactttattaatttacgtTGGTttccaaagtataacaagttgTCCAACTCTCACatataggaaattactctctcacatctacgagtgccgTGTGAAATCGACTCCTTTAtgagaaattaaaacttgtcaaaacactcaaatgtttaacttacttttttgaccATTTTTAAGGATCGAACGCGAAATTGCAGTTATCCACAAAGaaactacaatttttttaaacagttttaatgaacttttcatttagaatttcgtttaatttttatgaactggaaaaaattttttattatttattgacatttcatttttgttgttgaatcttgttttacaaacagagtttaaatttttggtattgaaaattcaaatagatttaaaattttaattttttataaaactctgtatgtttagaatgcaccaatacaaatacatttttgttaccaacacatatttagagttaggtactttttcactaacacatgcttagaatTAAGTACTGCTGTCAAAatgtcggactacttgttatactttgatagtttctatagaaaaataaaattagttgtcaaagtttgttttgaaaattgttaacattgtttatgtcgccatttttaaaatgtgttctgcaatttgttaaaattggtgaaaagtagtttaaaagtgctataaattgtataacatatattaaaatattattaaatccttatattaatatatatatatatatatatatatatatatatattatatatatatatatatatatatatattatatatatatatatatatatatatatattatatatatatatataatatattatatatatatatatatatattatatatatatattatatatatattatatatatatattatatatatatattatatatatatatatataatatatatatatatatatatatatatatgaattacgaatgaatatttcatatttatgttttgttcactttgttgttaaaggaaattttattttgacacattcttggattattccacaaacaaaatacatgtgtttgttgtagatgttgttgtacaacaagagatgtcgctactttattaatttactttgggtGGAAGTGCACAACTCGTGTTGTACGCGCAACGCGTTATAGTCGTTGCGTATATTCATTTAACAAGTTACACACTGTAGTTTGTAACGTGTCTGCCGCGAAAAGTTCAGTACTTTAaacttatttacatacatatgtagaatttaaaagcgttattagtgtttattgaattttgaccttcaagtcattttttgaagggagtttgtatgggggttagtgtcaaatgaggcccgatcattacaaaaatcggtaaattctgataggcgaaataatgaaccgattttatccatttgtaataggcttcgtccttgggcccaaaaaaatatacatggacagccagccagacggacggacagacattgcttaatcgactcagaaaacgattcttaGAAgactggtatactttaagatgggtataggacgaatatttttatatattacaaacCATTTCCACTGAAGTGGTGAATTCCGGTCTAAAAGCTGTGATTTAcagttgtcagtaaaatgtgcaaaacATGTCTAACCCCAtttctatattagacaaatatttcttaCGATACTTGACAAAACGTCGACTGAAAAATtgtcagttttttgtttattggcaTGCATAGGGGTTACAAAATGCCGATTTTATCACGACAACCCacagataattttattgaaataatgctatatttaataaaaacgattaaaattaaatgcaaattttgtaaataaacactaatttcactaaaacttatgtttaaaatgaattttaatagcacaaaaacaaaattatacacaaattttacgGTAAAATGACGTTTATTATCAAGACaacgttgtctaaacaattgtttagacaacactGTTATAACGAGGTTATAACGCTAATAAATGCCGTCTGTACTTGCTAATttgttatcatgataacaatttgacgtttagcataattaatatttgtctaatatagacagGGGTAACAATCGTGTGAACATACAATTTCGATTTTGTAACGTTGTCATAAAACGGATTACTGACAATGTTGCGAGACAaaccacaaagtatacagagatgtcacttttgacatttgaaaaagtctaaaatcagcttttgtttgattttgaaattgtttggtgagaagaggcatataaaatacagctaaaaaaatcattgaaatcgttttgtgcgaaagagacgGAAATAGCtatttgctcgtgacgtctctgtatatcCTGTGTTTATTCTTTGATTTCAActgttttctttcattaaaaccaatttttgtcaaataaatcatttaatttaatattaatatttacttgtttaaggtggcactaaaactaatttttttaagaaaactggcAGTACTGAAAAAGCTGATATGGTGTCACTAAATAACGTCAAATAGAGACGAAATTATTCATCCTACTCAAATTTACTCATTTCATGAAGCAAAAACACCATATTTTCTATCAAATATAGATGGaactttaacaaatttgtaCTGTTTCtcgtatttatttacaattttatttaaaaaatgccgACTAATGGGTCATGCCGACATTAGGTGCATTTACCCTATACATAGCTTAAGTCTCACTCGCTCCAATTAGTTCGATTTCTTCGTATAACTGTTTCCAAGTCATGCGTCGTTTGCTTTAGTTTTAACTTTTCGGTTTTCTTGCCTCGATTGATAGATTCCTTTGAACCAACGCGGTATAACTAGGCAACTTGAGTTTTTTTAATACTCACCATAAACTTTTGGgtcgaaaaaaataatactaaaggGGAGCTGGTAAATAGTTGCAAcatattttttgagaatttaCGTATTTATAACTTCTTTGTTGTagcaaaataacttttattatttatatatgtatgtatgtatgtacatatatataaagtatatatttggGATACATCTTTATTAAGATATTGAAAATCCTATTAATgaaaaaacatcaacaataacTCACAAATAAACATACACTCTCGTTTGCATcagactttgtatgggagcttttaaaaaacatatacaacTGTTGTTCCTCGACGTCTTAATCTGATGTGAATTCGATGATTAaaggttattcgaataaatcaATAAAGCTTTGTACAATTTGATAAATGTATCAGCTGTAAATAATTTCGACCAACTGGCGAATGATGGAACCCGTTAATATTGTACATATAGTTCCCAGCTTACTCACTAATGGAGTACGCTTTGCGAACAAATTTGCTGTGGCGGGTTATTCGCGACTCCTCTTGGTCATTGTCAATATCAAAGTCCGTATAATTCGTTGAGGATTTCATCAAAGCGAAAGTTTTCAGAAAATCTATCCTTGTGTAACTACCAGAAGATTCCATTCTGTTATTTGGTAAATTAAAACTATTCTCAGTAATAGTTGATCCCTTTGGCATTGTAGATGAACCACAAGAAATTGTAGGTGTGATAGAAGACAAATCTTCTTTCTGTAAACTGGAAACATTACATCCGCTGCCTGACAATGATTGACCACTACCAAATGCGCTTTTTGGCGAACACTGTGATGGACTCCGCGGCTGATCTAAATCAagaataatataattaacaattGGGTTGTTCGTTGTAGTGGCTTGTTGTTCCATCGCCAAATCGGTTTGAAATGACTTGCTTTGTCCAATGTGTGATACGTCAAGTCGCGGAAGTAGATCGACGTTAGCATAACAACGTTCGGACaaattgttgcaaatattttgggaaattcTAGCTGATTTAGCTACGCTGGAATCTATGTTTTCATAAAGCCTTTGAGTTTCAgcgaaatttgtatttaaaattggtGCGCATTCATCCGGCGGTATATCTAGAGATGAACTTTTAAAAAGTGGATTTAAAGTCGTTATATGACTACTTTTTGTGGTTGGATCGGTTATTTCATTTGTTGAAATGTTATTATTGTGTtcattattaacttttattgGTTGCTCCATGTAGATATTACTACTGCAGTGAGCATTAGGACTCACATTTGAATAAGATGGCACAGATGTGGGAAAATGAATTATTTCAGCTGTTAATGATGCACTTTGCATTGAATCTGGGGAGTTTAGGTTAAAGTCATTGGATTCGTTGCTAAATGCCTCAGTTAAAATCGTGCGATCATCTGTGGATGCGACAGCTTGAACGGAAGTAGGCTCTAAATAATGATTTGTATGTGGTTGACTATCAAAACGACCAAAAATGTGAGATGGATGTATTGATGTATTGCTCCGATCCGCTACAACTGACATAGAATTAATATATCtttgaaattttatgtaaaattgatCGGCGTTGCAACATCGAAAAGTATAGATACCAGGACCGGTGGTACATCGACGCCCAGCttcaaaactaaatatatttccTGTGAGTCCATACCTTCGCAGATGTTGAAGAGCCCAGGCGACTGGCTCCTGTTCTGGTGCAATAAAAATAAGTTCATGAGGCGTAATCTCTAGAAATCCTTGGCTTGCCAGCACCACCGATTGGTCCGACTGAACGCGAACAACGCTGACATTAAATATGTCATCCCTTTTAAAAGTATATAACTGCTTATTAGTACTGGTAATGCATCCCATACTTTCCTAGATTCAAACGAGATGAATTAAATTtcgtacaaaaattaaatatattttcaagtgTAAAGTTTACTTTATGTTTGTATCCAAATTTGAGAAATCTTATCACTTGTATCCAAACAGAGCCCTGCGCCGTCAAATATTAACGGCTTCTAACACTAAATAtgtcggcggcggcttaaaatcgactGTAGGCCGGCTAAATTTTCAACTACGTTTAGTTTTTAACCCTTAATAGcatgaaattttagtttaagggggaaaaattaatgttaatatgtaataataataattaatgtaaataataataaataatgttaataacaCTTTTGTCCTACATTTTGTTATGTGAAAAATACCTGGTTGGTTTCCATGCACACGGACTTCCAAATTATAAAAACGTACTTTAAAGGCAATGAAGATAATTAAATTAGGAGTTCTAAGGTTACNNNNNNNNNNNNNNNNNNNNNNNNNNNNNNNNNNNNNNNNNNNNNNNNNNNNNNNNNNNNNNNNNNNNNNNNNNNNNNNNNNNNNNNNNNNNNN of the Lucilia cuprina isolate Lc7/37 chromosome 2, ASM2204524v1, whole genome shotgun sequence genome contains:
- the LOC111688549 gene encoding uncharacterized protein LOC111688549, with amino-acid sequence MGCITSTNKQLYTFKRDDIFNVSVVRVQSDQSVVLASQGFLEITPHELIFIAPEQEPVAWALQHLRRYGLTGNIFSFEAGRRCTTGPGIYTFRCCNADQFYIKFQRYINSMSVVADRSNTSIHPSHIFGRFDSQPHTNHYLEPTSVQAVASTDDRTILTEAFSNESNDFNLNSPDSMQSASLTAEIIHFPTSVPSYSNVSPNAHCSSNIYMEQPIKVNNEHNNNISTNEITDPTTKSSHITTLNPLFKSSSLDIPPDECAPILNTNFAETQRLYENIDSSVAKSARISQNICNNLSERCYANVDLLPRLDVSHIGQSKSFQTDLAMEQQATTTNNPIVNYIILDLDQPRSPSQCSPKSAFGSGQSLSGSGCNVSSLQKEDLSSITPTISCGSSTMPKGSTITENSFNLPNNRMESSGSYTRIDFLKTFALMKSSTNYTDFDIDNDQEESRITRHSKFVRKAYSISE